Below is a genomic region from Bacillus sp. (in: firmicutes).
AATCCTTTTTTGAACTTAAAAAGACAGGAGGAATCGAAAACCCAAAACCACCACGTTTTAAACAAAAGAATTTCAATGTAAAGTATCTCAATAATGGCTTTCGAATAGAAGGAAACAGAATAAGGCTATCTATTCCGGCAAAACAAAAAGCTTTTCTTCGTGAAAAGCGTGGGATTCAAGTAAAGTTTGTTTATATCCCTATACCCAATCACATTGAAATAGGTAAAGTGAAAACTGTTGAAGTGAAGCCATTGGCTAAAGGAGAATACAAAATTATTCTGGCACAAGAATATAAAGAAGCACCGACTAAAAAGAATAGCACAAAATTCATGTCGATTGATATTGGTATTGCAAATGCTTTAACCTGTTATGATTATCAAGGCCAATCTCATATCATATCAGGGCGACAATGGCTGTCTGTTGAACGATATTTTCATAAGAAAATAGCCTACTACCAAGCTATTTCTGCCGCTCAACAATCAGCTAAGGGAATCAAGTATCCGAAAAAGCCAAAAAGAGTCTTACAGTTATATAAGAAAAAGAAAGCTCAAACATTTCATATTTTGCATTGTATAACAAAGAAAGTGATTGATCTAGCAATCCAACAAGACGTTGAAACCATTGTGATTGGTGACATTACAGGAATTCGTGAAAAGAACAGCCTTGGTAAGACTACAAATCAAAAGTTTCATGCCTTACCTTTTCGCAAAATGATACAG
It encodes:
- the tnpB gene encoding IS200/IS605 family element transposase accessory protein TnpB — translated: SFFELKKTGGIENPKPPRFKQKNFNVKYLNNGFRIEGNRIRLSIPAKQKAFLREKRGIQVKFVYIPIPNHIEIGKVKTVEVKPLAKGEYKIILAQEYKEAPTKKNSTKFMSIDIGIANALTCYDYQGQSHIISGRQWLSVERYFHKKIAYYQAISAAQQSAKGIKYPKKPKRVLQLYKKKKAQTFHILHCITKKVIDLAIQQDVETIVIGDITGIREKNSLGKTTNQKFHALPFRKMIQMITYKAEEKGIHVELLTEEYTSQTCSNCKPMPSKEHAEKSNRKYRGLYQCKECHVVINADVNGAINISKKYLKELHVQSVVVLDTPTVYTFNGQQFVA